Part of the Desulfolutivibrio sulfoxidireducens genome is shown below.
CAGCCTTTTTCCCGACGCGCCGGTGGTCTTTTGCGGGCCGAACTCCTTCGAGGAGGCGCGCATTGCCGGGCATGACAACTACACCGGCGTTGTCGAGGAATACGACCTCGCGTCGACCATAGCCCTGGCCTTGCGCCTGCATCCCAAAGCCCGGCACGTGGCTGCGGTCACGGACGTCACCTCCACCGGCAAGTATAATCTGGATCGGCTGCACAAGGTCGAGCCTCTCCTCGCCGGCAAGGCCGACTTCATCGAACTTTCGGGTCTGTCCACCAAGGAACTCCAGGACGCCCTGCATCGCCTTCCTGCCGACACGGTGGTGCTTCACCTGTCGTTTTATCGCGACCGGGACGGCAAGAGCTACACTGTTTCCGAGAGCACCAGACTGATCAAGGACAGCACGGAGTTGCCGCTTTATTCCTGCTGGGACTTCATGCTCGGCAACGGCATCATCGGTGGCAAGATGGTGAGCGGGGCCATGCAGGGTGCGACAGCGGCCGAGATGGCCCTGCGGATTCTCGACGGCACGCCCGTAAAGGACATCCCGGTCCTGAAGGAGAGCCCCAACCGCTTCATGTTCGACTACCCGGCCCTGCTCCGGGCCGGCCTGGACGTAGCCGACCTGCCCGAAGGCAGCGCCATCCTGAATCGGCCTGTGTCGTACTATCAACTCTACAAGAATCAGATCTTGGCTGTCGCGGTCGGCATGGTGGCGATGCTCGCCCTGATCGTGGCCATGGGCGTGAACATCCTGCTTCGGCGGCGAGCCCAGCGCGACCTCCGCGAGAGCGAGGAGCGATTCCGGGCCTTGGTGGACCAGGCCCAGGACGCCATCTTTGTGCACGACCTTTCGGGCCGGTTCCTCCTCGTCAACCAGCGGGCCTGCGACGTCCTGGGGTACGGCCGCAAGGAGTTGTCGTCATTGTCCGTGGCCGACGTGGACCCGGACTTCGAGGCTCGCAACGATCCGGATACTATCTGGGGCAATCTCCCCCGCACTTTCGAGTCCCGCCATCGGAAAAAAGACGGCGGCATGATCCCGGTGGAAATCCGGCTGTCCAAAATTCTATATGGAAGCCAAGAAGTGTTGCACGCCGCAGTCCGGGACATCACAGAGCGTAAACGAGCCGAGGAAGGGTTGAAAAGCAGCGAAAAGCGCTTGGCTGAACTCGTGTCCTGGAAAGAAAGCATCCTCAACAACTCGGCGGTTGGTATTCTTGTCGTGACACAACACCGCATCATTACTGAAGTAAATTTTGGATTTACACAAATTTTCGGTTATGAAAGCAAGGAAGTCGTCGGCAAATCAGTGAAGCTAATTCATGTAAACAATACGATGTTCGAGAATTTTGGTCAGCAATACTGGTCTAAAACAGAAGAATCTAATATAGTATCCGTAGAGTGGAGAATGCGACGTAAGAATGGCGAGATATTCTGGTGTGAATTGAGCGGATGCGCCATGAATAAGGAAGATATCTTGCAAGGCGTAGTGTGGGTTATCAAGGATATTAACGAGCGTAAACAGACCCAGGACGCCTTGGAACAGGCCAGAGAGGAGCTTGAACAACGCGTGGAACAACGGACGAAAGAATTGCGTCTGGCCAACGAACGGCTCCTGGAACTGGATCAGCTCAAAAATGCGTTCCTGGCCACTGTATCTCACGACCTGCGCACCCCCCTCACCTCGATCCTCGGGTTTGCCAAACTCATTCACCGGGATTTTGAACGCAGGTTCCTGCCACTCGCCGGCGAAGACGAAATGCTGCGAGCCAGAGGGCTCCAGATCGCCCAGAACATGGCCATCATTGAAAAAGAAGGGGAACGACTCACGCGGCTCATCAACGATTTTTTGGATTTGGCAAAGATTGAGGCCGGCAGCATGGAGTGGCGGGATCAGGACATCTCGCCGGCTTTGATCATAGAGCGTTCAGTTCAAGCGGTGCGTGGCGAGATTGAGCAAAATCCTGGCTTGGCCCTCATGGTTGACGCCCCTCCGGATTTACCCCTTATCCGGGTAGACCCGGATCGTCTGGTCCAGGTCATTGTGAATCTCCTGTCCAATGCCATCAAATTCACGTCAGCGGGACGCATCGGGTTGGACGCCAAACAGATCGCCGGAGGGCGAATGGTTTTCCGGGTGACGGATACCGGGGTCGGCATCGCCGCTCCCGATATCCCCAGGATTTTCGATAAGTTTTTTCAGGCGAGCCGGAAAGACTTGGATACGATAAGCCGTAAAGGTACTGGGCTTGGGCTGGCGATCTGCAAAACCATCATCGAACATTACGGTGGTTGCATCACTGTGGAATCACAGCTGGGACAGGGCAGCTCCTTTGTTATCGATCTACCTCTTGGGACAACAGGTTGAGATTGCAGGCTTTTTACAGAGTGTCCGTCGACCTTTGCTCATCACTTATCAAATGTCAAAGTTCCATTGCGTCCCTTCTGCGAGAAGGGATCTCGCAAAGAAATACGAATGGCTACATGATCCGAGGGACGCAACACTAGA
Proteins encoded:
- a CDS encoding PAS domain S-box protein — encoded protein: MSGIESVLGDPEKRDLDLYIEYMDTKRFPTALVFPPLRELYARKYAHARPDVIITTDDDALNFMLAYGDSLFPDAPVVFCGPNSFEEARIAGHDNYTGVVEEYDLASTIALALRLHPKARHVAAVTDVTSTGKYNLDRLHKVEPLLAGKADFIELSGLSTKELQDALHRLPADTVVLHLSFYRDRDGKSYTVSESTRLIKDSTELPLYSCWDFMLGNGIIGGKMVSGAMQGATAAEMALRILDGTPVKDIPVLKESPNRFMFDYPALLRAGLDVADLPEGSAILNRPVSYYQLYKNQILAVAVGMVAMLALIVAMGVNILLRRRAQRDLRESEERFRALVDQAQDAIFVHDLSGRFLLVNQRACDVLGYGRKELSSLSVADVDPDFEARNDPDTIWGNLPRTFESRHRKKDGGMIPVEIRLSKILYGSQEVLHAAVRDITERKRAEEGLKSSEKRLAELVSWKESILNNSAVGILVVTQHRIITEVNFGFTQIFGYESKEVVGKSVKLIHVNNTMFENFGQQYWSKTEESNIVSVEWRMRRKNGEIFWCELSGCAMNKEDILQGVVWVIKDINERKQTQDALEQAREELEQRVEQRTKELRLANERLLELDQLKNAFLATVSHDLRTPLTSILGFAKLIHRDFERRFLPLAGEDEMLRARGLQIAQNMAIIEKEGERLTRLINDFLDLAKIEAGSMEWRDQDISPALIIERSVQAVRGEIEQNPGLALMVDAPPDLPLIRVDPDRLVQVIVNLLSNAIKFTSAGRIGLDAKQIAGGRMVFRVTDTGVGIAAPDIPRIFDKFFQASRKDLDTISRKGTGLGLAICKTIIEHYGGCITVESQLGQGSSFVIDLPLGTTG